The following DNA comes from Alienimonas californiensis.
GATCAGCACAACTAGATTCGAGATGCCCAGGCACTGCAACGATTGGTTCTTGACGATCCCTTTGTACTCAAACGGGCCAATAACGAGGTTGTTCATGGCCTTGTTGGCAAAGCCATTGTTGTGGAGCGAATTTCTGATTAACGTCAAATATTCGAATGACTTTTGGTACGGCACCATTGCGGTGCTATGCTCGTCCAACACGCAGCGATCTGCAGCCATGCTGCTCGGCAAGTACGACTGTATTTCAGAAAGGATTCCCTGCTTCGTTGCTCCCGAAGCTTCCATGGAGAAGTGCCTGAGCAATGACAGGAAGTCGCTAGCTTTGTTCTGTCCCGAATGCGTAACGCTATGAATTTCGATCATTTTGGAAATGAAGTAATCGATAGCGAAATAGACGGAATCCAAATACCCGACACGGTTCTTCACTTCCCGCAACATGGTCGTGTGGTCAACTGCAAACTTTTCACTGTAGCCAAGAGCGACGATATTGCGCACGTAACGTTCTCCGAGCTCCATACTCGCAAGCACGTTCTGCTCGTACCAAATGGTCGCACTCTCAATGCGAAGTAAGACCATTGGCCTTACGTCTGTCCCTTCAAATGTTCCGTCCTCAAGCCATTCACCGGAGTACTTCAGATTCCGGAATCTCGAAAACAAGATAGATAGCCAGTCCGACGCCCTATAACTCTTTCCTGCTAGTTCTGCAGAATTCGCGAAATCGAGTCGTTTTTTGAGGTCGCTCATAACATGTTCCTAACTAGTGCTTCTCCGGCACTCCGCAAGATAACGCTCGCGCGCTATCTAGCACGGTGCCGGGTTCGGGAAGGGCAAAGTTCGCCAGGCTGACAACGCCGCGGCCGCACCGGTTCAGGACGTGCGTGCCGGTTCTTTTGGGGACGGGCATCGTCGTCCGGAATCTTTGTGCCCAAGGAGTTCCTGCACCGTGCGGATGTCGTAGCAGGACCGCCGCCGCTCCACGACCCGGGGGTGGAGCGGCGGCGTCGGTCGGCCGGGGGGTCAGCGGCATTGAGGTAGCGGACACCGTCTAAAGCTTCCCGGCCAAAAGTGACTCCGCGGCGCGACCGGGTCAAGCGGCGACTCGCGCCCCGACACTCCGCACGTCGCGCACCTCGCCGGCCAGGGCGGCGGCGGCGACCATGGCGGGGGACATCAGCAGGGTGCGGCCGGTGGGGCTGCCCTGGCGGCCCTTGAAGTTGCGGTTGGAGCTGCTGGCGCAGAGTTCGCGGCCCTGCAGCTTGTCCGGGTTCATCGCCAGACACATCGAACAGCCCGCCTGACGCCAGTCGAAGCCGGCCTCGGTGAAGATCGTGTGCAGCCCCTCCGCCTCGGCGGCGGCCCGGACGCGTTGGCTGCCGGGGACGACCAGCGCCCGGACGCGGTCCGGGACCCGGCCGCCGGTCGCCTGCACCACCGCGGCGGCCTGGCGGAGGTCGCTCAGCCGGCCGTTCGTGCAACTGCCGATGAAGGCCACGTCGATCGGCGTGCCCTCCAGCCGTTGGCCGCCCTCCAGGCCCATGTAGGCCAGGGCTTCCTCGACGGCGAAGCGTTCGCCCTCCGGCAGTTCGGCCGGGTCGGGGAGGGTGCCGCCGACGCCGATGCTCTGGCCGGGGTTGATGCCCCAGGTGACGGTCGGCTCGATCTCGCTGGCCAGCAGGTGGACCTCGTCGTCGTAGCGGGCGTCCTCCGGGCTGGCGAGACTCAGCCACCACTCGGCGGCCCGCTCGAACTCTTCGCCGGTGGGGACGGCGTCGCGGCCGCGGAGGTATTCGACGGTCGTCTCGTCCGGACAGACGTAGCCGCAGCGGGCGCCGCCCTCGATGGACATGTTGCAGACGGTCATCCGCTCCTCCATCGACATGTTGCGGAAGACGTCGCCGGCGTACTCGTAGGCGTAACCCACGCCGCCCTGCACGCCGAGGTGCCGGATGATCGCCAGCGCCACGTCCTTCGCCGTCACGCCGGGGCCCAGTTCCCCGTCCACGCTGACCTTGCGGACCTTCGGCTTGGCCAGCGCCATCGTGCCGGTGGCGAGCACGTGGGCGACCTGACTCGTGCCGATGCCCAGGGCGATCGTGCCGAAGGCGCCGTGGGTGCTGGTATGCGAGTCGCCGCAGACGATCGTCATGCCCGGCTGGGTCAGGCCGCGCTCCGGGCCGACGACGTGGACGATGCCCTGCTCGCCCTTGTCCGGGGAGAGCAGCCGCACGCCGAAGTCCCGGCAGTTCGTCTCGATGGCCTCCATCATCTCCTCGGCCAGACTGTCCCGCAGGGGGCGGAGCTGGGTGTCGGTGGGGATGATGTGGTCCACCGTGGCGACGGTGCGTTCCGGGTAGGCGACCTTCAGGTCGCGTTCCCGCAGCATCGCGAAGGCCTGCGGGCTGGTGACCTCGTGGATGAGGTGCAGGCCGATGAGCAACTGGGTCTGCCCGCCCGGCAGGGTGCGGACGGTGTGGGCGTCCCAGACTTTGTCGAACAGATTCGGGGCGGACATACGGAGCGAAACGGGGGCGAAAGGGAGCGCGAGGGGGGGCGTCGATCGGTCGGGCGAAGATTCTAACGTCCGCGGCGGAGAGGACACGGCCCCCGGGGCGGCGGGTTCGCCAAGGATCGCTGCGGCGGCCCGCGTCGCGGATGATCCGGGTCGATCGGGCCGGCGATGCGTCGGCCGTCTTCGCCCCCCGTTCCCCCGCCCCGGAGCCCCCCGATGACCCACATCGCTGCCAGCGACGGCGAGACCGCCGCCCCCGCCGGGGACGTTTCTCACCCGCCCTGCCCGAGCTGCGGCGAAGGCGTGCTGTTGCCGATGAGCTCCCTGACGTACTGGGTCTGCACGACGCCGTCCTGCACCTACACGATTTCCGGAATGGGCAGCGCCGTGACCTATTACAAAGGCCACGCCCTCGCGGAACCCAAGAAGGACGGCAAACGTTGGGTCGAGTTCCGCTTCTGAGCGCCCCCCGCCGGTGCCGTCGAGGGCGGACCGTCGATACGCTCCGCTGCGTCCCGCATCGGAGCGTGCTGATGTCCGGCTCCTTCCCCGCCGCCCGCTGTGCGGCGTTCGTCCCACGACGGCGACCGCCACAGCGTCCGGTGCGCCGCGTCGGACAAGGGAGGCCCTCCGGATGAGCGGCCTGCGCTCCTTCCGCCGGAACGCCCGTCGGCTCAGGCGGACCCGGCGGCGCTCGGCCCGCACGGCCCGCGGACGGTTCCGCCTCGCCCTGGCACTGTTCGGCCTGCGGGTCGCGGGCGGGGCGGCGGCGGTCGTCGGCGGGATCGCGCTCGTTGTCTGGACGCTCTCGCTGCCTGAGGGGGAGCGGCCCCGCTCGCGCCGCGGCGGCGGCATCACGGCGGGGCTGGCGCTGATCGCCGTCGGCGTGATCCTGCTGCGGTCCGCCCGTCGGCAGGCGCGGGGCGGCGCCGCGTTCGGCCCCGGCGATCTGTTCGACCATCGTGACGACGCCCGTCCGCCCGACGCCTGACCGCCCGGCGCCCCCCGCCCTGGCCGCCGCCCTGGCCGCCGCCCTGGCCGCCGCCGGCGGGGGAACGGCCTCCCGGCGACCGCCGCGGGATGATAGACCCGGCGGCGTCCCCGTTCTTCCGCCTGCTCTCTGCCTGCCTGCGCCGTGTCCCGGACCGACGACAAGACCCTCGCCGCGGCCCGCCGGGCGATCGCCCATCTGCGGGAGACCGTGAACGTCCCGATCAGCGTCGAGCTGTGGGACGGCAGCCGGGAACCGCTGGGCGAGAACCCCCGCCCGGAGCTGCGCGTCGCCCTCGCCGGGCCGGGGGCGATCGGGGCCCTGCTGCGGCGGCCCACGCTGGAGAACGCCGTCCGCCTGTACGCCACCGGGCAGATCGAGTTCCGCGGCGGCAGCCTGCTCGAGTTCGGCGACCTCGTCCGCCGTCCCGGCGATAAGGCCCTCAAAAAGGTTTCCAAGCGGACGCTGCTCAAAGCGGCCCTGCCGTTCCTGTTCAGCAAAGCCGAAACCCCCGTCCAGCACGACTACCGCGGCGGGGACGACACCGGCCGCGACGCGAAGAAGCGGGATAATCAGGATTACATCCGCTTCCACTACGACCTCGGCAACGACTTTTACAAGCTGTTCCTCGATCCGCGGATGCAATATTCCTGCGGGTATTTCACCGACTGGAACAACACCCTCGAACAGGCCCAGCACGACAAGCTGGACATGATCTGCCGCAAATTGCGGCTCAAAGAGGGCGAGAAGATGCTCGACATCGGCTTCGGCTGGGGCGGGCTCGTCATTCACGCCGCCCAGAACTACGGCGTGCAGGCCCACGGCGTGACGCTCTCCGACGAGCAGTACGCCTACACCTCCGCCAAGGTGAAGGAACTGGGGCTGGAAGATCGGATCACGCTGGAGATCAAGGACTATTCCAAGCTGACCGGGACGTACGATAAAATCTCGTCCATCGGCATGTACGAGCACGTCGGGATCGACAATCTGCCGGCCTATTTCCGCACCCTCTACGGTCTGCTGCGGGACCGCGGGATTCTGCTGAACCACGGCATTACCCGGGGGAGCAAGGGGAACACCAAAAAGTTCCGCAAGATGCGGCCGGAGCACAAACTGATCGCCAAGTATATCTTCCCCGGCGGGGAGCTGGACCACATCGGCAACACCGTGCAACAACTGGAGGCCCGGCGGTTTATGGTGCACGACGTGGAGAACTGGCGGGAGCACTACGCCCTGACCACCCGCAAATGGGCCGAACGGCTCGCGGCGAGGAAAGACGAGGCGATCGGGATGGTCGGCCCGGAACGCTACCGGCTGTGGGAGGCCTATCTGGCCGGGGTGAGCTTCGCCTTCCAGGACGGCAGCCTGCGGATCTTCCAGGTCGTCGCCAGCAAGCACTCCGCCAAGGGCCCCTCCGAACTGCCCCCGACCCGGGCCGACCTCTACGAACCGCGGCCGAACGCGGCGTGAGGCGGGGAGGGGTGGCCGCCGCGGCCGGGCGGTACGATGCGGACTGCGTTCCGCCACTCCCCGGTCGAGCAGTCCCCATGAACCGTCCCCCCTCCCCCGTCGACCGTCGCAGCTTTCTCGGGGCGACCGCGGCGTCCGCCGCGGCGGCGACCGGGCTGCTCGGCCGGTCGTCTGCGGTCGCCGCTCCGGCCGCGGCCCCGGGGATGCGGCTGGGGCTGGTGACCTATAACTGGGGCAAGGACTGGGACCTGCCGACGATCATCAGGAATTGCGAAGCGACCGGTTTCGAGGGCGTGGAACTGCGGAGCGGCCACAAGCACGGCGTGGAGATCGACATCGACGCCCGCCGCCGCCGCGAGGTCGCCGCCCGCTTCAAGAACTCGGACGTGGAACTCGTCGGCCTGGGCAGCGCCTGCGAATATCACTCCCCGGACCCCGCCGTCCTTCAAAAGAATATTGAGGAGACGAAGGCCTTTATCACGCTCTGCAAGGACCTCGGCGGGGGCGGGGTGAAGGTGCGGCCCAACGCCCTGCTGGAGGACGTGCCGGCCGAGAAAACGCTGGAGCAGATCGGCCTGGCGCTGCGGGAGGTGGCGGCGTTCGGGGCCGACCGCGGCG
Coding sequences within:
- the leuC gene encoding 3-isopropylmalate dehydratase large subunit; this encodes MSAPNLFDKVWDAHTVRTLPGGQTQLLIGLHLIHEVTSPQAFAMLRERDLKVAYPERTVATVDHIIPTDTQLRPLRDSLAEEMMEAIETNCRDFGVRLLSPDKGEQGIVHVVGPERGLTQPGMTIVCGDSHTSTHGAFGTIALGIGTSQVAHVLATGTMALAKPKVRKVSVDGELGPGVTAKDVALAIIRHLGVQGGVGYAYEYAGDVFRNMSMEERMTVCNMSIEGGARCGYVCPDETTVEYLRGRDAVPTGEEFERAAEWWLSLASPEDARYDDEVHLLASEIEPTVTWGINPGQSIGVGGTLPDPAELPEGERFAVEEALAYMGLEGGQRLEGTPIDVAFIGSCTNGRLSDLRQAAAVVQATGGRVPDRVRALVVPGSQRVRAAAEAEGLHTIFTEAGFDWRQAGCSMCLAMNPDKLQGRELCASSSNRNFKGRQGSPTGRTLLMSPAMVAAAALAGEVRDVRSVGARVAA
- a CDS encoding SAM-dependent methyltransferase, which gives rise to MSRTDDKTLAAARRAIAHLRETVNVPISVELWDGSREPLGENPRPELRVALAGPGAIGALLRRPTLENAVRLYATGQIEFRGGSLLEFGDLVRRPGDKALKKVSKRTLLKAALPFLFSKAETPVQHDYRGGDDTGRDAKKRDNQDYIRFHYDLGNDFYKLFLDPRMQYSCGYFTDWNNTLEQAQHDKLDMICRKLRLKEGEKMLDIGFGWGGLVIHAAQNYGVQAHGVTLSDEQYAYTSAKVKELGLEDRITLEIKDYSKLTGTYDKISSIGMYEHVGIDNLPAYFRTLYGLLRDRGILLNHGITRGSKGNTKKFRKMRPEHKLIAKYIFPGGELDHIGNTVQQLEARRFMVHDVENWREHYALTTRKWAERLAARKDEAIGMVGPERYRLWEAYLAGVSFAFQDGSLRIFQVVASKHSAKGPSELPPTRADLYEPRPNAA
- a CDS encoding sugar phosphate isomerase/epimerase family protein, which encodes MNRPPSPVDRRSFLGATAASAAAATGLLGRSSAVAAPAAAPGMRLGLVTYNWGKDWDLPTIIRNCEATGFEGVELRSGHKHGVEIDIDARRRREVAARFKNSDVELVGLGSACEYHSPDPAVLQKNIEETKAFITLCKDLGGGGVKVRPNALLEDVPAEKTLEQIGLALREVAAFGADRGVEIRLEVHGRGGSALLPNIAQMMAVADHPNAVVCWNCNGSDLDGEGLEHNFNLVKEKIGTVHIHDLRNDAYPWKPFFKLLNRSGFAGWTLLEDGNVPENVVSAMRQNRPIWDRLAAL